In Nymphaea colorata isolate Beijing-Zhang1983 chromosome 3, ASM883128v2, whole genome shotgun sequence, a genomic segment contains:
- the LOC116251483 gene encoding uncharacterized protein LOC116251483 isoform X1 — MKLAPLFATADLPSLSFPVSPPFPLKKEKFEKARVSSHPRISRKMAETVTELEEIESLLLHSRSNQEKALGYGNLLLFQERLCGGSSMIGALRERLPRLLRPIRADIFVEDEEVLMFWTSVHSASQALKCLGFVIYHPDLVIAIPDGDTCAIVESIVKLITNTKMKAICNLGVWCISMQQFHSSFVIAQSNPLLGAVIYALDNPMGSLSTTFEATQALVKLVSQMSDNMRTLSSMWAPPIYRRLLSLDKKERDMSIRCLQKVKSCILPPLPTLSKVVSADIQQKLLYQLDALLQQSGCKVHAIQAWGWLIRLLGFYTIKHRRLLNQLLKVPEKTFSDNDPQVQIASQVAWEALIDVFVQFHLPMIQEQTGKFDDDLQEKGVSLKLSHQLTDPRGGKHSSTEGSTSDCQSQFSRFQKIIKLLMKPLVGIMSSRCSITVHLSCLKTWCYLLHKLVLLVNCASLIPLVLEPMLLVVFQKGPDNKSYCIWKSCIDLFDDFISSKVKVHNDENVGVDLTPVNITSGDANMWKNYSIKWMSWDLKMLNFNLRMIQSIVPSVLKQNTSSEVAKMASAAVLQLFCSVLKGVKIEFQQLSQPFSSILLSLNMILTFIKDWYEDVTGKFANCFHQELHYATLQLLQTAIEELPDSILSSPLYEFRLDIKMINNLWSADVIQNVRGHLSGISMMLCMDAVSPISFCVLLYLIVGATYSSSITGEILFTKMEKFSQIAFSVVDPIQNLHAVVEMQYIYMFKSVTNGLYWLKVWKVFAKSLKERFDKVISSPFVITETHLHLLVYYLCFPLEMSSSTCLLMTADDDESTGKHVFTSENKHELELIMDTWKSLYDSVNHVIKDRCTKIHFSEGLCQRLLAIVNGRDKMNAVLQSFTFLWFYGEMAIHVLNQVRMPGALSQQRRQQKGDKRNSLEFVARFLQFSLTFVETIQRVDCSTVSRVCTAVCNLLIHLETKDDILLFMEVFSEALVQSLSSFSMLSTNAQVQSLASQIENMWIQLLDCMERSHPPLIYDSSLLHLQAPLLFAGLDHSHATIANATISFWNRTYAKGISLSYPSCLLPVLDKLSRGGKLHLRKIPDEFEAAETSSGPKWLTVTATQKKNSKRVSFMKDDKNVEFVKVPALGLKRKKMELTEHQREVKRLQQGRGRDCMGHGPGLKTYTSMDFSQGNEHSQDTEEPLDADAILKKLRMGS; from the exons ATGAAATTGGCGCCTTTATTCGCCACCGCCGACCTCCCTTCCCTCTCCTTTCCAGTTTCCCCTCCCTTCCCTCTCAAGaaggagaaatttgaaaaaGCGAGGGTTTCATCTCACCCAAGAATTTCCCGAAAGATGGCGGAAACTGTTACCGAATTGGAAGAAATCGAGAGTCTCCTTCTTCATTCGAGATCGAACCAGGAGAAAGCCCTTGGTTACGGAAACCTTTTGCTCTTCCAAGAGCGCTTATGCGGCGGCTCGTCTATGATCGGCGCGCTCCGTGAGCGGCTGCCGCGTCTCCTTCGTCCGATCCGAGCTGATATATTCGTCGAAGACGAAGAAGT GCTGATGTTTTGGACTTCTGTTCATAGTGCCTCGCAGGCGCTGAAGTGCTTGGGGTTTGTAATTTATCACCCGGATCTGGTTATCGCGATACCCG ATGGTGATACCTGTGCTATTGTGGAATCCATAGTCAAACTCATAACAAACACTAAGATGAAG GCCATTTGTAACCTGGGAGTCTGGTGTATATCAATGCAACAATTCCACTCTTCTTTTGTGATAGCACAGTCAAACCCTTTGTTAGGGGCTGTAATTTATGCCCTCGACAATCCAATGGGGTCTCTATCAACGACGTTTGAAGCAACCCAG GCCTTGGTAAAGTTGGTATCTCAAATGAGTGACAATATGAGAACTCTGTCCAGCATGTGGGCTCCACCAATATATAGGAGACTTTTGAGCTTGGACAAAAAGGAGAGAGATATGTCAATCAGATGTCTTCAAAAGGTCAAGTCATGCATATTGCCCCCTCTTCCTACTCTTTCAAAG GTCGTTAGTGCAGATATCCAACAAAAATTGCTTTATCAGTTGGATGCATTGTTGCAGCAGTCAGGATGCAAGGTCCATGCAATCCAAGCTTGGGGATGGCTAATCAGACTCCTGGGATTTTATACGATAAAACACAGGCGTCTACTTAACCAGCTACTCAAGGTTCCTGAGAAAACATTTTCTGATAATGATCCACAGGTTCAAATTGCTTCACAG GTTGCTTGGGAAGCTTTGATTGATGTATTTGTGCAATTTCATTTGCCAATGATACAAGAGCAAACTGGTAAATTTGATGATGATCTACAAGAGAAAGGGGTATCACTCAAACTTTCTCATCAACTTACTGATCCTCGGGGAGGGAAACATTCATCAACTGAAGGGTCAACTAGCGATTGTCAAAGTCAATTTTCAAGGTTTCAGAAGATCATAAAGCTCCTAATGAAACCCTTAGTTGGAATTATGTCAAGTAGGTGCAGCATAACTGTTCATTTATCATGTCTAAAAACATGGTGCTACTTGTTACATAAACTTGTTCTTTTAGTGAACTGTGCCTCCCTTATCCCGCTAGTGCTGGAGCCGATGCTTCTTGTAGTCTTCCAGAAGGGACCCGATAACAAAAGCTATTGCATATGGAAGTCATGCATAGATCTGTTTGATGACTTTATCTCGTCCAAGGTAAAGGTCcataatgatgaaaatgttgGAGTTGATTTAACCCCGGTTAACATCACCTCTGGTGATGCAAACATGTGGAAGAATTATTCAATCAAATGGATGTCTTGGGATCTGAAGATGTTAAATTTCAACCTGAGAATGATTCAGTCCATTGTACCAAGTGTTTTGAAACAGAATACATCATCTGAAGTTGCAAAAATGGCTTCAGCAGCTGTTCTACAGCTTTTCTGTTCTGTACTTAAGGGAGTAAAGATTGAGTTCCAGCAGCTCTCACAGCCATTCAGCTCCATCCTTCTGTCACTGAATATGATTTTAACGTTCATAAAGGATTGGTACGAGGATGTCACAGGGAAATTTGCAAATTGTTTCCACCAGGAATTGCATTATGCTACACTCCAGTTGTTGCAAACTGCAATAGAGGAATTGCCAGATTCAATATTGTCCTCTCCTCTATATGAATTTCGTTTAGACATCAAGATGATTAACAACTTGTGGTCTGCTGATGTAATTCAAAATGTGAGAGGCCATTTAAGTGGTATCAGCATGATGCTATGCATGGATGCTGTTTCTCCGATTTCATTTTGTGTCCTGCTTTATCTCATTGTTGGTGCTACCTATAGTTCAAGCATTACAGGCGAGATACTGTTTACTAAGATGGAAAAGTTTTCACAGATTGCATTCTCTGTAGTCGATCCTATACAAAATTTGCATGCTGTTGTTGAAATGCAATatatttacatgttcaaatCCGTAACTAATGGATTATACTGGCTAAAGGTCTGGAAGGTATTTGCAAAGTCTCTGAAGGAACGGTTTGATAAAGTAATCTCCTCCCCCTTTGTGATAACAGAAACTCATTTGCATCTACTGGTGTATTACTTATGCTTCCCTTTGGAGATGTCTTCTTCAACATGTTTATTGATGACGgcagatgatgatgaaagcACTGGCAAACATGTGTTCACGAGTGAAAACAAGCATGAACTTGAGCTTATTATGGACACATGGAAATCCCTTTACGATTCTGTGAATCATGTCATAAAGGACAGGTGCACCAAGATTCACTTTTCTGAAGGTTTGTGTCAGAGATTGCTTGCCATTGTTAATGGAAGAGATAAAATGAATGCTGTACTTCAGAGTTTCACTTTCCTTTGGTTCTATGGCGAGATGGCTATTCATGTGCTGAACCAGGTCCGGATGCCTGGGGCTCTGAGCCAACAGCGCAGACAGCAAAAGGGGGATAAACGGAATTCTTTAGAATTTGTTGCAAG ATTTCTTCAGTTTTCTCTGACATTTGTCGAGACAATTCAAAGGGTTGATTGTTCCACAGTTTCCAG GGTTTGTACTGCTGTATGTAATCTTCTGATCCATCTTGAGACAAAAGATGATATTCTTTTGTTCATGGAG GTCTTTTCTGAGGCATTAGTTCAATCACTATCTTCTTTCAGTATGCTGTCAACAAACGCTCAGGTTCAAAGCCTTGCATCACAGATAGAGAACATGTGGATCCAGCTGCTAGATTGCATGGAGAGGAGTCACCCCCCTCTTATTTACGACTCTTCCCTTCTGCACTTGCAAGCACCTCTGCTGTTCGCTGGCCTTGATCATTCTCATGCTACCATTGCCAATGCCACCATTTCATTTTGGAACAGAACGTATGCTAAAGGAATTTCACTTTCTTATCCTAGCTGTTTGCTTCCGGTACTAGATAAGCTTTCTCGTGGTGGAAAGCTGCATCTCCGAAAGATCCCTGATGAGTTTGAAGCTGCTGAAACCTCGAGTGGACCTAAGTGGTTGACAGTGACTGCGACACAGAAGAAGAATTCTAAGAGAGTGTCattcatgaaagatgataagaaCGTGGAGTTCGTCAAGGTCCCTGCTTTGGgcttgaagagaaagaagatggaACTGACTGAACACCAGAGGGAGGTGAAGAGGCTGCAGCAAGGAAGAGGTAGGGATTGCATGGGTCATGGTCCTGGGTTAAAAACTTACACAAGCATGGACTTCAGCCAAGGGAACGAGCACTCACAAGACACAGAGGAACCTCTAGATGCAGATGCGATCTTAAAGAAACTCAGAATGGGAAGTTAG
- the LOC116251483 gene encoding uncharacterized protein LOC116251483 isoform X3, with protein MKAICNLGVWCISMQQFHSSFVIAQSNPLLGAVIYALDNPMGSLSTTFEATQALVKLVSQMSDNMRTLSSMWAPPIYRRLLSLDKKERDMSIRCLQKVKSCILPPLPTLSKVVSADIQQKLLYQLDALLQQSGCKVHAIQAWGWLIRLLGFYTIKHRRLLNQLLKVPEKTFSDNDPQVQIASQVAWEALIDVFVQFHLPMIQEQTGKFDDDLQEKGVSLKLSHQLTDPRGGKHSSTEGSTSDCQSQFSRFQKIIKLLMKPLVGIMSSRCSITVHLSCLKTWCYLLHKLVLLVNCASLIPLVLEPMLLVVFQKGPDNKSYCIWKSCIDLFDDFISSKVKVHNDENVGVDLTPVNITSGDANMWKNYSIKWMSWDLKMLNFNLRMIQSIVPSVLKQNTSSEVAKMASAAVLQLFCSVLKGVKIEFQQLSQPFSSILLSLNMILTFIKDWYEDVTGKFANCFHQELHYATLQLLQTAIEELPDSILSSPLYEFRLDIKMINNLWSADVIQNVRGHLSGISMMLCMDAVSPISFCVLLYLIVGATYSSSITGEILFTKMEKFSQIAFSVVDPIQNLHAVVEMQYIYMFKSVTNGLYWLKVWKVFAKSLKERFDKVISSPFVITETHLHLLVYYLCFPLEMSSSTCLLMTADDDESTGKHVFTSENKHELELIMDTWKSLYDSVNHVIKDRCTKIHFSEGLCQRLLAIVNGRDKMNAVLQSFTFLWFYGEMAIHVLNQVRMPGALSQQRRQQKGDKRNSLEFVARFLQFSLTFVETIQRVDCSTVSRVCTAVCNLLIHLETKDDILLFMEVFSEALVQSLSSFSMLSTNAQVQSLASQIENMWIQLLDCMERSHPPLIYDSSLLHLQAPLLFAGLDHSHATIANATISFWNRTYAKGISLSYPSCLLPVLDKLSRGGKLHLRKIPDEFEAAETSSGPKWLTVTATQKKNSKRVSFMKDDKNVEFVKVPALGLKRKKMELTEHQREVKRLQQGRGRDCMGHGPGLKTYTSMDFSQGNEHSQDTEEPLDADAILKKLRMGS; from the exons ATGAAG GCCATTTGTAACCTGGGAGTCTGGTGTATATCAATGCAACAATTCCACTCTTCTTTTGTGATAGCACAGTCAAACCCTTTGTTAGGGGCTGTAATTTATGCCCTCGACAATCCAATGGGGTCTCTATCAACGACGTTTGAAGCAACCCAG GCCTTGGTAAAGTTGGTATCTCAAATGAGTGACAATATGAGAACTCTGTCCAGCATGTGGGCTCCACCAATATATAGGAGACTTTTGAGCTTGGACAAAAAGGAGAGAGATATGTCAATCAGATGTCTTCAAAAGGTCAAGTCATGCATATTGCCCCCTCTTCCTACTCTTTCAAAG GTCGTTAGTGCAGATATCCAACAAAAATTGCTTTATCAGTTGGATGCATTGTTGCAGCAGTCAGGATGCAAGGTCCATGCAATCCAAGCTTGGGGATGGCTAATCAGACTCCTGGGATTTTATACGATAAAACACAGGCGTCTACTTAACCAGCTACTCAAGGTTCCTGAGAAAACATTTTCTGATAATGATCCACAGGTTCAAATTGCTTCACAG GTTGCTTGGGAAGCTTTGATTGATGTATTTGTGCAATTTCATTTGCCAATGATACAAGAGCAAACTGGTAAATTTGATGATGATCTACAAGAGAAAGGGGTATCACTCAAACTTTCTCATCAACTTACTGATCCTCGGGGAGGGAAACATTCATCAACTGAAGGGTCAACTAGCGATTGTCAAAGTCAATTTTCAAGGTTTCAGAAGATCATAAAGCTCCTAATGAAACCCTTAGTTGGAATTATGTCAAGTAGGTGCAGCATAACTGTTCATTTATCATGTCTAAAAACATGGTGCTACTTGTTACATAAACTTGTTCTTTTAGTGAACTGTGCCTCCCTTATCCCGCTAGTGCTGGAGCCGATGCTTCTTGTAGTCTTCCAGAAGGGACCCGATAACAAAAGCTATTGCATATGGAAGTCATGCATAGATCTGTTTGATGACTTTATCTCGTCCAAGGTAAAGGTCcataatgatgaaaatgttgGAGTTGATTTAACCCCGGTTAACATCACCTCTGGTGATGCAAACATGTGGAAGAATTATTCAATCAAATGGATGTCTTGGGATCTGAAGATGTTAAATTTCAACCTGAGAATGATTCAGTCCATTGTACCAAGTGTTTTGAAACAGAATACATCATCTGAAGTTGCAAAAATGGCTTCAGCAGCTGTTCTACAGCTTTTCTGTTCTGTACTTAAGGGAGTAAAGATTGAGTTCCAGCAGCTCTCACAGCCATTCAGCTCCATCCTTCTGTCACTGAATATGATTTTAACGTTCATAAAGGATTGGTACGAGGATGTCACAGGGAAATTTGCAAATTGTTTCCACCAGGAATTGCATTATGCTACACTCCAGTTGTTGCAAACTGCAATAGAGGAATTGCCAGATTCAATATTGTCCTCTCCTCTATATGAATTTCGTTTAGACATCAAGATGATTAACAACTTGTGGTCTGCTGATGTAATTCAAAATGTGAGAGGCCATTTAAGTGGTATCAGCATGATGCTATGCATGGATGCTGTTTCTCCGATTTCATTTTGTGTCCTGCTTTATCTCATTGTTGGTGCTACCTATAGTTCAAGCATTACAGGCGAGATACTGTTTACTAAGATGGAAAAGTTTTCACAGATTGCATTCTCTGTAGTCGATCCTATACAAAATTTGCATGCTGTTGTTGAAATGCAATatatttacatgttcaaatCCGTAACTAATGGATTATACTGGCTAAAGGTCTGGAAGGTATTTGCAAAGTCTCTGAAGGAACGGTTTGATAAAGTAATCTCCTCCCCCTTTGTGATAACAGAAACTCATTTGCATCTACTGGTGTATTACTTATGCTTCCCTTTGGAGATGTCTTCTTCAACATGTTTATTGATGACGgcagatgatgatgaaagcACTGGCAAACATGTGTTCACGAGTGAAAACAAGCATGAACTTGAGCTTATTATGGACACATGGAAATCCCTTTACGATTCTGTGAATCATGTCATAAAGGACAGGTGCACCAAGATTCACTTTTCTGAAGGTTTGTGTCAGAGATTGCTTGCCATTGTTAATGGAAGAGATAAAATGAATGCTGTACTTCAGAGTTTCACTTTCCTTTGGTTCTATGGCGAGATGGCTATTCATGTGCTGAACCAGGTCCGGATGCCTGGGGCTCTGAGCCAACAGCGCAGACAGCAAAAGGGGGATAAACGGAATTCTTTAGAATTTGTTGCAAG ATTTCTTCAGTTTTCTCTGACATTTGTCGAGACAATTCAAAGGGTTGATTGTTCCACAGTTTCCAG GGTTTGTACTGCTGTATGTAATCTTCTGATCCATCTTGAGACAAAAGATGATATTCTTTTGTTCATGGAG GTCTTTTCTGAGGCATTAGTTCAATCACTATCTTCTTTCAGTATGCTGTCAACAAACGCTCAGGTTCAAAGCCTTGCATCACAGATAGAGAACATGTGGATCCAGCTGCTAGATTGCATGGAGAGGAGTCACCCCCCTCTTATTTACGACTCTTCCCTTCTGCACTTGCAAGCACCTCTGCTGTTCGCTGGCCTTGATCATTCTCATGCTACCATTGCCAATGCCACCATTTCATTTTGGAACAGAACGTATGCTAAAGGAATTTCACTTTCTTATCCTAGCTGTTTGCTTCCGGTACTAGATAAGCTTTCTCGTGGTGGAAAGCTGCATCTCCGAAAGATCCCTGATGAGTTTGAAGCTGCTGAAACCTCGAGTGGACCTAAGTGGTTGACAGTGACTGCGACACAGAAGAAGAATTCTAAGAGAGTGTCattcatgaaagatgataagaaCGTGGAGTTCGTCAAGGTCCCTGCTTTGGgcttgaagagaaagaagatggaACTGACTGAACACCAGAGGGAGGTGAAGAGGCTGCAGCAAGGAAGAGGTAGGGATTGCATGGGTCATGGTCCTGGGTTAAAAACTTACACAAGCATGGACTTCAGCCAAGGGAACGAGCACTCACAAGACACAGAGGAACCTCTAGATGCAGATGCGATCTTAAAGAAACTCAGAATGGGAAGTTAG
- the LOC116251483 gene encoding uncharacterized protein LOC116251483 isoform X2 — translation MKLAPLFATADLPSLSFPVSPPFPLKKEKFEKARVSSHPRISRKMAETVTELEEIESLLLHSRSNQEKALGYGNLLLFQERLCGGSSMIGALRERLPRLLRPIRADIFVEDEEVASQALKCLGFVIYHPDLVIAIPDGDTCAIVESIVKLITNTKMKAICNLGVWCISMQQFHSSFVIAQSNPLLGAVIYALDNPMGSLSTTFEATQALVKLVSQMSDNMRTLSSMWAPPIYRRLLSLDKKERDMSIRCLQKVKSCILPPLPTLSKVVSADIQQKLLYQLDALLQQSGCKVHAIQAWGWLIRLLGFYTIKHRRLLNQLLKVPEKTFSDNDPQVQIASQVAWEALIDVFVQFHLPMIQEQTGKFDDDLQEKGVSLKLSHQLTDPRGGKHSSTEGSTSDCQSQFSRFQKIIKLLMKPLVGIMSSRCSITVHLSCLKTWCYLLHKLVLLVNCASLIPLVLEPMLLVVFQKGPDNKSYCIWKSCIDLFDDFISSKVKVHNDENVGVDLTPVNITSGDANMWKNYSIKWMSWDLKMLNFNLRMIQSIVPSVLKQNTSSEVAKMASAAVLQLFCSVLKGVKIEFQQLSQPFSSILLSLNMILTFIKDWYEDVTGKFANCFHQELHYATLQLLQTAIEELPDSILSSPLYEFRLDIKMINNLWSADVIQNVRGHLSGISMMLCMDAVSPISFCVLLYLIVGATYSSSITGEILFTKMEKFSQIAFSVVDPIQNLHAVVEMQYIYMFKSVTNGLYWLKVWKVFAKSLKERFDKVISSPFVITETHLHLLVYYLCFPLEMSSSTCLLMTADDDESTGKHVFTSENKHELELIMDTWKSLYDSVNHVIKDRCTKIHFSEGLCQRLLAIVNGRDKMNAVLQSFTFLWFYGEMAIHVLNQVRMPGALSQQRRQQKGDKRNSLEFVARFLQFSLTFVETIQRVDCSTVSRVCTAVCNLLIHLETKDDILLFMEVFSEALVQSLSSFSMLSTNAQVQSLASQIENMWIQLLDCMERSHPPLIYDSSLLHLQAPLLFAGLDHSHATIANATISFWNRTYAKGISLSYPSCLLPVLDKLSRGGKLHLRKIPDEFEAAETSSGPKWLTVTATQKKNSKRVSFMKDDKNVEFVKVPALGLKRKKMELTEHQREVKRLQQGRGRDCMGHGPGLKTYTSMDFSQGNEHSQDTEEPLDADAILKKLRMGS, via the exons ATGAAATTGGCGCCTTTATTCGCCACCGCCGACCTCCCTTCCCTCTCCTTTCCAGTTTCCCCTCCCTTCCCTCTCAAGaaggagaaatttgaaaaaGCGAGGGTTTCATCTCACCCAAGAATTTCCCGAAAGATGGCGGAAACTGTTACCGAATTGGAAGAAATCGAGAGTCTCCTTCTTCATTCGAGATCGAACCAGGAGAAAGCCCTTGGTTACGGAAACCTTTTGCTCTTCCAAGAGCGCTTATGCGGCGGCTCGTCTATGATCGGCGCGCTCCGTGAGCGGCTGCCGCGTCTCCTTCGTCCGATCCGAGCTGATATATTCGTCGAAGACGAAGAAGT TGCCTCGCAGGCGCTGAAGTGCTTGGGGTTTGTAATTTATCACCCGGATCTGGTTATCGCGATACCCG ATGGTGATACCTGTGCTATTGTGGAATCCATAGTCAAACTCATAACAAACACTAAGATGAAG GCCATTTGTAACCTGGGAGTCTGGTGTATATCAATGCAACAATTCCACTCTTCTTTTGTGATAGCACAGTCAAACCCTTTGTTAGGGGCTGTAATTTATGCCCTCGACAATCCAATGGGGTCTCTATCAACGACGTTTGAAGCAACCCAG GCCTTGGTAAAGTTGGTATCTCAAATGAGTGACAATATGAGAACTCTGTCCAGCATGTGGGCTCCACCAATATATAGGAGACTTTTGAGCTTGGACAAAAAGGAGAGAGATATGTCAATCAGATGTCTTCAAAAGGTCAAGTCATGCATATTGCCCCCTCTTCCTACTCTTTCAAAG GTCGTTAGTGCAGATATCCAACAAAAATTGCTTTATCAGTTGGATGCATTGTTGCAGCAGTCAGGATGCAAGGTCCATGCAATCCAAGCTTGGGGATGGCTAATCAGACTCCTGGGATTTTATACGATAAAACACAGGCGTCTACTTAACCAGCTACTCAAGGTTCCTGAGAAAACATTTTCTGATAATGATCCACAGGTTCAAATTGCTTCACAG GTTGCTTGGGAAGCTTTGATTGATGTATTTGTGCAATTTCATTTGCCAATGATACAAGAGCAAACTGGTAAATTTGATGATGATCTACAAGAGAAAGGGGTATCACTCAAACTTTCTCATCAACTTACTGATCCTCGGGGAGGGAAACATTCATCAACTGAAGGGTCAACTAGCGATTGTCAAAGTCAATTTTCAAGGTTTCAGAAGATCATAAAGCTCCTAATGAAACCCTTAGTTGGAATTATGTCAAGTAGGTGCAGCATAACTGTTCATTTATCATGTCTAAAAACATGGTGCTACTTGTTACATAAACTTGTTCTTTTAGTGAACTGTGCCTCCCTTATCCCGCTAGTGCTGGAGCCGATGCTTCTTGTAGTCTTCCAGAAGGGACCCGATAACAAAAGCTATTGCATATGGAAGTCATGCATAGATCTGTTTGATGACTTTATCTCGTCCAAGGTAAAGGTCcataatgatgaaaatgttgGAGTTGATTTAACCCCGGTTAACATCACCTCTGGTGATGCAAACATGTGGAAGAATTATTCAATCAAATGGATGTCTTGGGATCTGAAGATGTTAAATTTCAACCTGAGAATGATTCAGTCCATTGTACCAAGTGTTTTGAAACAGAATACATCATCTGAAGTTGCAAAAATGGCTTCAGCAGCTGTTCTACAGCTTTTCTGTTCTGTACTTAAGGGAGTAAAGATTGAGTTCCAGCAGCTCTCACAGCCATTCAGCTCCATCCTTCTGTCACTGAATATGATTTTAACGTTCATAAAGGATTGGTACGAGGATGTCACAGGGAAATTTGCAAATTGTTTCCACCAGGAATTGCATTATGCTACACTCCAGTTGTTGCAAACTGCAATAGAGGAATTGCCAGATTCAATATTGTCCTCTCCTCTATATGAATTTCGTTTAGACATCAAGATGATTAACAACTTGTGGTCTGCTGATGTAATTCAAAATGTGAGAGGCCATTTAAGTGGTATCAGCATGATGCTATGCATGGATGCTGTTTCTCCGATTTCATTTTGTGTCCTGCTTTATCTCATTGTTGGTGCTACCTATAGTTCAAGCATTACAGGCGAGATACTGTTTACTAAGATGGAAAAGTTTTCACAGATTGCATTCTCTGTAGTCGATCCTATACAAAATTTGCATGCTGTTGTTGAAATGCAATatatttacatgttcaaatCCGTAACTAATGGATTATACTGGCTAAAGGTCTGGAAGGTATTTGCAAAGTCTCTGAAGGAACGGTTTGATAAAGTAATCTCCTCCCCCTTTGTGATAACAGAAACTCATTTGCATCTACTGGTGTATTACTTATGCTTCCCTTTGGAGATGTCTTCTTCAACATGTTTATTGATGACGgcagatgatgatgaaagcACTGGCAAACATGTGTTCACGAGTGAAAACAAGCATGAACTTGAGCTTATTATGGACACATGGAAATCCCTTTACGATTCTGTGAATCATGTCATAAAGGACAGGTGCACCAAGATTCACTTTTCTGAAGGTTTGTGTCAGAGATTGCTTGCCATTGTTAATGGAAGAGATAAAATGAATGCTGTACTTCAGAGTTTCACTTTCCTTTGGTTCTATGGCGAGATGGCTATTCATGTGCTGAACCAGGTCCGGATGCCTGGGGCTCTGAGCCAACAGCGCAGACAGCAAAAGGGGGATAAACGGAATTCTTTAGAATTTGTTGCAAG ATTTCTTCAGTTTTCTCTGACATTTGTCGAGACAATTCAAAGGGTTGATTGTTCCACAGTTTCCAG GGTTTGTACTGCTGTATGTAATCTTCTGATCCATCTTGAGACAAAAGATGATATTCTTTTGTTCATGGAG GTCTTTTCTGAGGCATTAGTTCAATCACTATCTTCTTTCAGTATGCTGTCAACAAACGCTCAGGTTCAAAGCCTTGCATCACAGATAGAGAACATGTGGATCCAGCTGCTAGATTGCATGGAGAGGAGTCACCCCCCTCTTATTTACGACTCTTCCCTTCTGCACTTGCAAGCACCTCTGCTGTTCGCTGGCCTTGATCATTCTCATGCTACCATTGCCAATGCCACCATTTCATTTTGGAACAGAACGTATGCTAAAGGAATTTCACTTTCTTATCCTAGCTGTTTGCTTCCGGTACTAGATAAGCTTTCTCGTGGTGGAAAGCTGCATCTCCGAAAGATCCCTGATGAGTTTGAAGCTGCTGAAACCTCGAGTGGACCTAAGTGGTTGACAGTGACTGCGACACAGAAGAAGAATTCTAAGAGAGTGTCattcatgaaagatgataagaaCGTGGAGTTCGTCAAGGTCCCTGCTTTGGgcttgaagagaaagaagatggaACTGACTGAACACCAGAGGGAGGTGAAGAGGCTGCAGCAAGGAAGAGGTAGGGATTGCATGGGTCATGGTCCTGGGTTAAAAACTTACACAAGCATGGACTTCAGCCAAGGGAACGAGCACTCACAAGACACAGAGGAACCTCTAGATGCAGATGCGATCTTAAAGAAACTCAGAATGGGAAGTTAG